A DNA window from Zingiber officinale cultivar Zhangliang chromosome 3A, Zo_v1.1, whole genome shotgun sequence contains the following coding sequences:
- the LOC122053438 gene encoding transcription factor RAX2-like: MGRAPCCDKSKVKKGPWSPEEDNQLREHIEKHGTGGNWIALPQKAGLRRCGKSCRLRWLNYLRPNIKHGDFSDDEDRIICSLFANIGSRWSIIASQLPGRTDNDIKNYWNTKLKKKLLGLPPSHRNNKQLHYQIKQQQTDVLPAASYISSAVLTELDQGGMPVLPSHCFFSSAMDFNPAYVPQGPQNDSIGSSLISFDQQSCCSSSDGNSYGLSDCFSQVLLGTTAAEKLMHGGFNFDFEEVKPHDAYNLDSCFRNLYN, from the exons ATGGGGAGGGCACCTTGCTGTGACAAGTCCAAAGTGAAGAAGGGCCCTTGGTCTCCAGAGGAAGACAACCAGCTCAGAGAGCACATAGAGAAGCATGGCACAGGAGGAAATTGGATTGCTCTCCCTCAAAAAGCTG GGTTGAGGAGGTGCGGAAAGAGTTGCAGGCTGAGATGGCTCAACTATTTGAGGCCTAACATAAAGCATGGGGACTTCTCTGATGATGAGGACAGGATCATTTGCAGCCTCTTTGCTAACATTGGAAGCAG ATGGTCCATCATTGCTTCTCAGCTCCCTGGAAGGACGGACAACGACATCAAGAACTACTGGAACACTAAGCTGAAGAAGAAGCTACTCGGCCTGCCACCATCACACAGAAACAACAAGCAGCTTCATTACCAGATCAAGCAGCAACAGACGGATGTTTTGCCTGCCGCTTCATATATCTCATCTGCAGTACTTACAGAGCTGGATCAGGGGGGGATGCCAGTGCTGCCTTCTCATTGCTTCTTCAGTTCTGCCATGGATTTCAATCCTGCTTACGTTCCTCAAGGCCCCCAAAACGACTCCATCGGGAGCAGCCTCATCAGCTTCGATCAGCAGAGCTGCTGCAGCTCATCTGACGGCAACAGCTATGGCTTGAGTGATTGCTTCAGCCAAGTACTCTTGGGGACTACTGCTGCTGAGAAGCTGATGCACGGCGGTTTCAACTTTGACTTTGAGGAGGTGAAGCCTCACGATGCATATAATTTGGACTCATGCTTCAGGAACCTATACAACTAG